A genome region from Sphingobacteriaceae bacterium GW460-11-11-14-LB5 includes the following:
- a CDS encoding protein tyrosine phosphatase produces MKILMVCLGNICRSPLAEGVMRHLADEQHLNWEIASAGTGNWHIGKAPDHRSIAAAKALGYDISKQRAQQFNHAMFAKYDLILVMDRNNLADVINLAKSEEERKKVKLFLDNDEVTDPYWDNNLFSPVCKQVEERCREIIKQLS; encoded by the coding sequence TTGAAAATTTTAATGGTTTGCCTAGGCAATATTTGCCGTTCGCCGTTGGCTGAAGGCGTGATGCGCCACCTGGCAGATGAGCAGCACCTAAACTGGGAAATTGCTTCGGCAGGAACGGGTAACTGGCATATTGGCAAAGCTCCCGATCACAGAAGTATTGCTGCAGCGAAAGCCCTGGGTTATGATATCAGCAAACAGCGGGCACAGCAATTTAACCACGCGATGTTTGCCAAATATGATCTGATTTTAGTTATGGACCGGAATAATTTAGCTGATGTTATAAACTTGGCTAAAAGTGAGGAGGAAAGAAAAAAGGTTAAACTTTTCCTTGATAACGACGAAGTTACAGACCCATACTGGGATAATAACCTGTTTAGCCCTGTTTGCAAGCAGGTTGAAGAAAGATGTAGGGAAATTATCAAACAACTTTCTTAA
- a CDS encoding Crp/Fnr family transcriptional regulator, whose translation MKKYLSLCLLIATVFLFQSYTTVKKSAKVLVFSKTKGFRHNSIETGKDVIQKLGTEHHFEVDTTENADLFTEDNLKKYAVVIFLNTTGDVLDNKQQVAFERYIQAGGGYVGIHAATDTEYDWPWYGKLAGAYFTSHPAVQEAKFIIKDKKHPSTKFLTDSIWMRKDELYNFKDINPDIKVLITLDEKSYTGGKNGDFHPFSWYHNFDGGRAFYTCMGHTKEGWADDKFQHHLWGGIEYAIGNQKKLDYSKAHSKL comes from the coding sequence ATGAAAAAGTACCTGTCTCTATGTTTATTAATCGCAACTGTTTTTTTATTCCAGAGCTATACCACTGTTAAAAAATCGGCAAAAGTTTTAGTGTTCTCCAAAACCAAAGGCTTTAGGCACAACTCTATTGAAACCGGAAAAGATGTGATCCAAAAATTGGGTACTGAGCATCATTTTGAAGTGGATACCACCGAAAATGCCGATCTGTTTACAGAGGATAACCTTAAAAAATATGCTGTTGTTATTTTTCTCAATACAACAGGCGATGTTTTAGACAATAAACAACAAGTAGCTTTCGAAAGATATATCCAGGCAGGTGGAGGTTATGTAGGCATCCACGCCGCAACCGATACGGAATACGACTGGCCTTGGTATGGCAAATTGGCCGGTGCTTATTTTACAAGCCATCCAGCTGTTCAGGAAGCTAAATTTATTATTAAAGATAAAAAACACCCATCAACTAAATTCTTAACCGATTCGATATGGATGAGAAAGGATGAGTTGTATAACTTCAAGGACATTAACCCAGATATTAAAGTGCTGATTACCTTAGACGAGAAATCGTATACTGGTGGTAAAAACGGAGATTTCCATCCTTTTAGCTGGTACCATAACTTTGATGGTGGAAGAGCCTTTTACACCTGCATGGGCCATACTAAAGAAGGCTGGGCTGATGACAAATTTCAGCACCATTTATGGGGCGGTATCGAATATGCTATTGGTAACCAAAAGAAATTAGATTATAGTAAAGCACATTCAAAATTATAA
- a CDS encoding fumarate hydratase, class II, with the protein MSFRIEHDTMGEVQVPADKYWGAQTERSRNNFKIGPEGSMPKEIIHAFGYLKKAAALANTELGVLSAEKAGLIAKACDEIIAGQLDDQFPLVIWQTGSGTQSNMNGNEVIANRAHVINGGSLADDKKVLHPNDDVNKSQSSNDTYPTAMHIAAYKLTVENTIPGLEKLRNTLAQKVEEFSTIVKTGRTHFMDATPLTLGQEFSGYVQQIDNSIRAIKNALVMVAELALGGTAVGTGLNTPKGYDVLVAKKIADLTGLPFVTAPNKFEALAAHDAMVELSGALKRTAVALMKVANDVRMLSSGPRCGIGEIVIPDNEPGSSIMPGKVNPTQPEALTMVCAQVIGNDVAVSVGGMSGHFELNVFKPLIAANVLQSARLIGDACVSFTDKCAEGITANLPEIEKHLQNSLMLVTALNPHVGYENAAKIAKKAHKENKTLKAAAVELGLLTNEQFDEWVRPEDMVGSLK; encoded by the coding sequence ATGAGTTTCAGAATAGAACACGATACCATGGGCGAGGTGCAGGTACCAGCCGACAAATACTGGGGTGCACAAACCGAACGCTCACGCAATAACTTCAAAATCGGCCCTGAAGGTTCGATGCCAAAAGAAATTATCCACGCTTTTGGATACCTGAAAAAAGCTGCGGCCCTTGCCAATACCGAACTGGGTGTATTATCGGCAGAAAAAGCCGGTTTAATTGCTAAAGCTTGTGATGAAATTATAGCAGGACAGTTAGATGATCAATTTCCGTTGGTAATCTGGCAAACCGGTTCGGGTACACAAAGCAACATGAACGGTAACGAAGTGATCGCAAACCGTGCCCATGTTATAAATGGTGGTTCATTAGCTGACGATAAAAAAGTACTTCACCCTAATGATGATGTGAATAAATCACAATCATCAAACGATACTTACCCAACTGCAATGCACATTGCGGCCTATAAACTTACGGTAGAAAATACCATTCCGGGTTTAGAAAAATTAAGAAATACTTTAGCCCAAAAAGTGGAAGAATTCAGTACGATTGTTAAAACCGGACGTACACACTTTATGGATGCAACCCCACTTACTTTAGGTCAGGAATTTTCAGGTTATGTACAACAGATTGATAACAGCATCAGGGCAATTAAAAATGCTTTGGTTATGGTTGCCGAACTGGCTTTAGGCGGTACTGCCGTTGGTACAGGCTTAAATACACCAAAAGGATACGATGTTTTAGTGGCTAAAAAAATTGCCGATTTAACAGGATTACCATTTGTTACGGCTCCAAATAAATTTGAGGCTTTAGCTGCACACGATGCAATGGTAGAACTTTCTGGGGCTTTAAAACGTACTGCTGTTGCCCTAATGAAAGTGGCCAACGATGTAAGGATGTTAAGTTCTGGCCCTCGTTGTGGTATTGGCGAAATTGTTATCCCTGACAACGAACCGGGATCTTCTATAATGCCGGGAAAAGTTAACCCTACGCAACCAGAAGCTTTAACCATGGTTTGTGCACAGGTTATTGGTAACGATGTTGCGGTTTCAGTAGGTGGTATGTCGGGTCATTTTGAGCTTAACGTATTTAAACCACTTATTGCGGCTAATGTATTGCAGTCAGCCCGTTTAATTGGCGATGCCTGCGTTTCTTTCACCGATAAATGTGCTGAAGGAATTACAGCGAACTTACCGGAAATTGAGAAACATTTACAAAATTCTTTGATGTTGGTTACGGCTTTAAATCCGCATGTGGGTTACGAAAACGCTGCTAAAATTGCAAAGAAAGCGCATAAAGAAAATAAAACTTTAAAAGCTGCTGCTGTAGAGTTGGGCTTATTAACCAATGAACAGTTTGACGAATGGGTTCGCCCGGAAGACATGGTTGGCAGTTTGAAATAA
- a CDS encoding ribosome small subunit-dependent GTPase A, with the protein MQGLVIKSTGSWYSVLADNGERYDCRIVGKFRIKGLKTTNPIAVGDRVKFDLERDSNQGLINEMLPRKNYIIRKSINLSKQAQILAANLDMAMLLVTLASPRTSLGFIDRFLVTAEAYDVPAVLVFNKLDLFSKEGLEILQEFKDIYENIGYACYEVSALKGINIPVIQELITDKITLISGHSGVGKSSLINALLPDRDLRTGEVSDWSDKGQHTTTFAEMFELPQGGFIVDSPGIRELGVIDIEKEELGHFFREIFKTSHNCRFNNCRHINEPGCAVLAAVNEGEIAVSRYESYLSIYHGNDTRH; encoded by the coding sequence ATGCAGGGATTAGTTATTAAATCTACAGGAAGCTGGTATAGTGTTTTGGCCGATAACGGCGAACGCTACGATTGCCGGATTGTAGGCAAATTCAGGATTAAAGGACTTAAAACCACCAACCCGATTGCGGTTGGCGACAGGGTGAAATTTGATCTGGAACGCGATAGCAACCAGGGGTTGATCAACGAAATGCTACCCCGTAAAAACTATATCATCCGCAAATCGATCAATCTGAGCAAGCAGGCGCAAATACTGGCTGCTAATTTAGATATGGCTATGCTGTTGGTTACTTTAGCCTCGCCTCGTACATCTTTGGGCTTTATCGATCGTTTTTTGGTTACTGCCGAAGCTTACGACGTACCTGCCGTACTGGTATTTAATAAACTCGATCTGTTTAGTAAAGAAGGTCTGGAGATTCTTCAGGAGTTTAAAGATATCTACGAAAATATTGGTTATGCCTGCTACGAAGTTTCGGCTTTAAAAGGCATTAATATTCCGGTGATTCAGGAATTGATTACGGATAAAATTACCCTCATATCGGGTCACTCGGGTGTAGGGAAATCGAGTTTGATTAACGCATTATTGCCCGATCGCGATTTGAGAACAGGTGAGGTGTCAGACTGGAGCGATAAAGGACAGCATACCACTACTTTTGCAGAGATGTTCGAACTGCCACAAGGTGGTTTTATTGTCGATTCGCCCGGAATTAGAGAACTGGGTGTAATCGATATCGAAAAGGAAGAGCTAGGGCATTTTTTTAGAGAAATATTTAAAACCTCACACAATTGCCGCTTTAATAACTGCAGGCACATTAACGAACCTGGTTGTGCTGTTTTAGCTGCAGTAAACGAAGGCGAAATTGCAGTTTCGAGGTATGAAAGTTACCTGAGCATTTATCACGGAAACGATACAAGACATTAA
- a CDS encoding fumarate hydratase, with protein MNKLHPGLRIFYIILFTLSILHVACSPRPNIQGKGEDFMQGVWNEDAVAFSNKLSNYTQHHFKFSCDSVYIDMVTHSKVNFYEDSCYNNGIWKEYAKGVYVVKGDTLFVGATFTHANYKQKISGCYRIGRYDKNFLIKKKSADTLWLESFSDQREIKLTLKEKVTCVQKEL; from the coding sequence ATGAACAAACTGCATCCGGGTTTAAGGATTTTCTACATTATCCTCTTTACATTATCCATCTTACATGTAGCTTGTAGTCCCAGGCCCAATATACAGGGCAAGGGTGAAGATTTTATGCAAGGCGTTTGGAATGAAGATGCTGTTGCTTTTAGCAATAAACTGAGCAACTACACCCAGCACCATTTCAAATTTTCCTGCGACTCTGTTTACATTGATATGGTTACCCATAGCAAAGTAAATTTTTACGAAGATTCCTGCTACAACAACGGCATTTGGAAAGAATATGCCAAAGGTGTTTATGTAGTAAAAGGCGATACCCTATTTGTTGGTGCTACTTTTACACATGCCAACTATAAACAAAAAATATCGGGATGTTATCGTATTGGCCGGTACGATAAGAACTTCCTGATCAAAAAGAAATCTGCAGATACATTATGGTTAGAGAGCTTCAGCGATCAGCGCGAAATTAAACTAACACTTAAAGAAAAAGTTACCTGCGTACAAAAAGAATTATAA
- a CDS encoding alpha-L-fucosidase — protein MKPLLILFLLLSTTVYAQTPPKPYGALPSTRQLAWHDIEVYGLIHFTPTTFENKEWGFGDADPKIFNPTDFNAEQIIKAAKAGGLKGIILVAKHHDGFALWPTKTTDYNISKSPFRAGKGNLVKEIEQAVRKNGLKFGVYCSPWDRNNPLYGTDKYLAIYQAQLKELYSNFGELFMSWHDGANGGDGYYGGAKEKRSIDNTTYYDWNNTWAITRKMQPMANIFSDIGLDIRWVGNEDGHAAPTSWATFTPMAPDGKSVAVPGQANYPQSPEGIRNGKFWMPAECDVPLRKGWFYHANEKPKSPETLFDLYLKSVGRGAGLDLGLAPDTRGQLHDDDVAALKTFGNMVKHTFENNLAKSATIKASNSRGKKYDVATLLDGKRESYWATQDNIHQASLEVDLKAARTFDIISLQEYIPLGQRIEGYTIEVFENNAWKKVYDGTSIGAKRLIKLDTPVTCNKVKINITKSPVCITLSEIGIYKTAN, from the coding sequence ATGAAACCTTTATTGATTCTTTTTCTACTGCTCTCTACAACTGTATATGCACAAACGCCACCTAAACCTTATGGTGCATTGCCATCAACCAGGCAGCTGGCCTGGCATGATATCGAAGTTTATGGTTTAATCCATTTTACACCAACTACTTTCGAAAATAAAGAGTGGGGCTTTGGTGATGCTGATCCCAAAATATTTAATCCCACCGATTTTAATGCCGAACAGATTATAAAGGCAGCCAAAGCGGGCGGTCTGAAAGGTATTATTCTGGTAGCAAAACACCATGATGGTTTTGCCTTATGGCCAACTAAAACAACCGATTATAACATCAGCAAAAGTCCGTTTAGAGCAGGAAAAGGAAATTTAGTTAAAGAGATAGAACAGGCTGTACGTAAAAACGGTTTAAAATTTGGTGTGTATTGCTCTCCATGGGACAGGAACAATCCGCTTTATGGAACAGACAAATATCTGGCTATTTATCAGGCACAGCTAAAAGAGCTTTACAGCAATTTCGGTGAACTTTTTATGAGCTGGCATGATGGCGCTAATGGCGGTGATGGTTATTATGGTGGGGCAAAAGAAAAACGTTCGATAGATAACACCACTTATTACGACTGGAACAATACCTGGGCAATTACACGCAAAATGCAGCCAATGGCCAATATTTTTAGTGATATTGGTTTAGATATCCGCTGGGTAGGCAATGAAGATGGACATGCTGCACCAACCTCCTGGGCAACCTTTACCCCAATGGCCCCCGATGGAAAAAGCGTAGCAGTGCCTGGTCAGGCGAATTACCCGCAAAGCCCTGAAGGGATTAGAAATGGCAAATTCTGGATGCCGGCCGAATGCGATGTTCCTTTAAGAAAAGGATGGTTCTATCATGCCAACGAAAAGCCTAAAAGCCCTGAAACTTTATTCGATCTGTATTTAAAAAGTGTTGGCCGCGGTGCAGGCCTGGATCTTGGTTTGGCACCCGATACCCGTGGTCAACTGCACGACGATGATGTTGCAGCACTGAAAACTTTTGGCAATATGGTTAAACATACTTTCGAGAATAACCTGGCCAAAAGCGCAACGATTAAAGCGAGCAATAGCCGGGGCAAAAAGTATGATGTCGCCACCCTGCTTGATGGCAAGAGGGAGAGTTACTGGGCAACACAAGACAACATCCATCAGGCAAGTTTAGAAGTGGATTTAAAAGCTGCGAGAACCTTTGATATCATTAGCCTGCAGGAGTACATTCCTTTGGGTCAGCGAATTGAGGGCTACACCATTGAGGTATTTGAAAACAATGCCTGGAAAAAAGTTTACGATGGCACCAGCATTGGCGCGAAACGTTTAATTAAACTGGATACCCCTGTTACATGCAATAAAGTAAAAATAAACATTACCAAATCTCCGGTTTGTATTACGCTGAGCGAAATTGGGATATATAAAACCGCAAACTAA
- a CDS encoding S1/P1 Nuclease gives MILTSIKKKLATALAVGFLAYLPIQADAWGTIGHRIVGEIADSYLKAKTRKAIQSILGYETLAMSANWGDFIKSDSTYNYMYNWHFVNLPAGLDKNGVYHFLDTEKTPNLYNKIPDLIAILKKTSSTAAEKKLALRMLVHLAGDLCQPMHVARKDDLGGNRISVLWFNEKSNIHRVWDEQLIEYQQLSYTEYAKAINHPSAIQLYNWQNTSLRDCIYESYGICNKIYDTTKPDAKLSYRYNFDWVDTLNDQLLKGGVRLAKMLNDIYG, from the coding sequence ATGATTTTAACATCAATTAAAAAGAAATTAGCCACTGCGCTGGCTGTTGGTTTTTTAGCATATTTACCCATTCAGGCAGATGCATGGGGTACCATTGGCCATCGTATAGTTGGCGAAATTGCCGATAGCTATTTAAAGGCCAAAACACGCAAGGCTATTCAAAGTATTTTAGGTTACGAAACTTTGGCCATGTCGGCCAATTGGGGTGATTTTATTAAATCGGATTCTACTTATAACTATATGTACAACTGGCATTTTGTTAATCTTCCGGCAGGATTAGACAAAAATGGTGTATATCATTTTCTGGACACTGAAAAAACGCCAAATCTTTACAATAAAATCCCTGATTTAATTGCCATTTTAAAGAAAACAAGCAGTACTGCAGCCGAAAAAAAATTAGCCCTGCGCATGCTGGTGCACCTGGCGGGCGATTTATGTCAGCCGATGCATGTTGCCCGTAAAGATGATTTGGGCGGTAACCGCATTTCGGTTTTATGGTTTAATGAAAAATCGAATATCCACAGGGTTTGGGATGAGCAACTGATCGAGTATCAGCAGTTAAGTTATACCGAATATGCAAAAGCAATCAACCATCCTTCGGCCATTCAGCTATATAATTGGCAAAATACAAGTCTTAGAGACTGCATCTACGAATCGTATGGCATCTGCAACAAAATTTACGACACTACCAAACCAGATGCTAAATTAAGTTACCGTTACAATTTCGACTGGGTTGATACCCTTAACGATCAATTATTAAAAGGTGGTGTGCGCCTGGCGAAAATGTTAAACGACATTTACGGTTAA